In Cytobacillus oceanisediminis, the following proteins share a genomic window:
- a CDS encoding Maf family protein, with the protein MQNLILASSSPRRKELLENLHLKFEVSSSDVDESFNPVLSPGEIVKELALRKAQAVFNKHPDSYVIGSDTVVVKDGNVLGKPGSSKEAFTMLKSLSGTTHSVYTGVSIVAPENVITFYEKTDVVFWELTDEEINSYIGTGEPFDKAGAYGIQGIGSMLVKSITGDYFSVVGLPVSRTVRELRKAGYSLP; encoded by the coding sequence ATGCAAAACCTCATTTTAGCCTCTTCTTCCCCGCGGCGAAAAGAACTTCTTGAAAATCTTCATTTGAAATTTGAAGTCTCCAGCAGTGATGTCGATGAAAGTTTTAATCCAGTGCTGTCACCAGGAGAAATCGTGAAGGAGCTTGCCCTTAGAAAGGCACAGGCTGTATTTAATAAACATCCTGATTCATATGTAATTGGCTCAGATACAGTTGTAGTTAAAGACGGCAATGTTTTAGGAAAGCCAGGCAGCAGCAAGGAAGCCTTCACTATGCTCAAAAGTCTGTCTGGAACCACCCATTCTGTTTACACAGGTGTATCCATCGTGGCGCCTGAAAATGTAATTACATTTTATGAAAAAACTGATGTGGTGTTCTGGGAGTTAACGGATGAAGAAATTAACTCTTATATTGGCACCGGTGAACCATTTGACAAGGCAGGTGCATATGGGATACAAGGCATTGGCAGCATGCTCGTAAAAAGCATAACCGGAGATTATTTCTCTGTTGTGGGCCTTCCTGTCTCTAGAACGGTTCGTGAATTAAGGAAAGCGGGGTATTCGCTTCCTTAA